The Aedes albopictus strain Foshan chromosome 2, AalbF5, whole genome shotgun sequence region GCATGAGTTGTATCAGGATGGAACGATTTTTATTCGGTACAAAACAATCGAAGATTTTTGGCAATTTTCAATCGGGATCACCTAATGATTATATCATATTGTTAAAATTACGATCCTTTCAACAGTTTTTCCTCAATAGTTCAAATGTACATAAATTATAACAATCGATTATGTTCGTGTAATCGTCCGCTCACTCCAACACATCCCTTCTTCATGTTTCCGCGATTCGTGTATCAAAATATATAGGTAGGTGTATAGACGAGTGTGACCGCTGGACTTCACTAGCGCATCCACTAGCGACTCTAAGAACTATTTTCAATAGCATTTATTTATAGCTAGAGGCTTTTACTTTCGGTTGAAGATCATCTGCTTCAATTTATCATTTTATTTATTGTGTGAATACTGATTACTGTAGTTGATTGACATTTTTTTGCATCGTGTTTTTATTCCTATCTGCCATTGTATCCGCTTTTTATTCAAACCTTCATTTTTAGTTCAGAAACAGAACTTCAGACATACTGATCTGTCCTTTCCGTCTATGATTTGGGTAGAGAACAACCACGATTGGATGTTATTTCCGTGTTCGAGAAGCTACAAAAATACATGATTAGAACTATGGAATGTCGTCACAGGATGAACAAAGTGCATGTTCAGGATATGCACTATGCAATTCAAATTGGGACTACTGATAGCAATCCTTGGATCCTTCCTGCAACAATTcttgaattcctggacaaattcttacatgaatctctagagaaattcctggagggaaaccTGGGGAATCTTCCGAGTGCTTTCTGATGGACAAAGGGATCGCTGcagggagaattcttgaaggaatttctaaaaaaatcctggagaaatctctaacgaAATCACTAAAAAATTGCTGAAAGTATGCCTTTAAGCTTAAGCGTTGTCTGAAGAAGTGAGTTTTTGAGATATTACTGTAGAAGGAAGGGGAGTTATTTGTGGAGTAAATCCTGcaggaaactcttggagaatcTTTGGAATAACCCTCGAAGGTATGCCTCTCCGATATCTGAAGTgaactttttgaaataattttaagaggctcttttaggaatttttagttactttttaggaAAGAATGTATACCTGGAGCAATCTTTCATGGATCCCTTGGTTAAACATCTAGAGGAGTctcaagagaaatttcagaaaatatcctTGGGAATCCTTGAAGTTATTtaataaggaatccttggaataaaccTTGGAGAAACAGCTTAATAGATCCCTTAAGGTGtagttggaagaatccctggagtagtctAGAAGCTCCTAGGATGTCTAAAAAACctcctgaagaatctctggaagaagaaaacaaagccgtgggataattcctggagaaattttaagaggaatttttgagacattttaaaggcattcctggacaaatcttcgaaggaattcccaaatatcggaatttccaaaagaatctctgagAAAATGCCTAGAGCAGTAAACTCCCTGAAGTAATACCTCGAGTAATTTGTGTAGTAGTTAATGGAGATTCTTGAAGGAGTCCTTGGAAAActcctaggagaaatccctgtagcgtTCTCTAGAGCAATGCCAGGAAGtatcctttgaggaatccctggaacaatcctcagggagattcttggaggaaaatctggaactATTTTTGCAGCGGTTCCTGGAGAAACAACTGTAAaagcctagagaaatttttagtgctcttttcagagaaattcgtagaagaatttctaaagacaaCTCTTGacagaattctagaggaatcgcttatggaattcttgcagcaaaaaaaaaaccgtgagaAGAAAACTCATTCAATCACGAATAAAAAGGAATCGTCATCTAAAACATGCTTTAAAGGATTTTCGATGACGAGAGATGTTAAGCACCATCTTAAATAACAAATTTGAGTATTTGAGAATTGACTACTCATATatcaaaattcctgcaggagatcgCAGTGGAGTTCCGTGAAGAATATCTATCACAACCTTCAACAAATTTTTAGCAGATAGTAGAATAAACTTTCGACAAAATTCATGGTATGTTTTAAAGATTGCTTTCGGCAATTTctgtttggaattctttcaaaagtaaaATTAGAAGCTGGATGCTTGGATACTTCTTTGGAAATCCCTTAATGATGTCTTGTGGATGTGATGTCAATTAGTTTAGAAAGTCCTTCGGTTATTTCTTTAGGGTGCCTTCAGCATAGAAACAGAACGTGTTTGGGAATTGCTTTGGGAAGTTTTTCGGCAAATTCACTGGAACTTCTCTGGTAATCGCCTTGACGACAGCCTACTAAATAGCTCCCATAGAAATGCCGTAGGTATTTAGAAAATAGTTACcttaattctgaaggaataactgaagttttcaaaaaacaatccaagaaaatacaagaaaaaaataaaacaataggaatgggaagcaatcagtgaagtactagattgaaagtagtgagctggatttttgtatggtgagatgatcagttctccatttctgcaatgaaatggtgcaaacaacgtgggttatatggtttcttgcctaatttgatgctgtttgagtaaaagtttgggtaactgtgttgttgaagttgcaagaaataaataatacaacaatacagttacccaaacttttactcaaacagcatcaaattaggcaagaaaccatataacccacgttgtttgtaccatttcattgcagaaatggagaactgatcatctcaccatacaaaaattcagctcactactttcaatctagtacttcactgattgcgtcctattgttgAATTCGAATTCAaacgaaattgctggaagaatttcctattaaattgccgaagaaattctacCAAAATTCACAGGGAATTTTGCaaatcaatttctgaagtaaatgtcgaaaattttaattttcatcaTAATTGGATCTTCCAAACGAATTATCAAATGAAGTTAAAAAGAAATTACAGAAACTgccgtagaaatttcagaagaaatttctaaagaagaaaAGAAAGCCATTgcttcaaaatttctaaaaaaaaaaatccgaagaaattaaaaaaaaacatccaagtAGATTCCTCATAAACTGTAAAAAATTACCAAAGCAATTTCAAAACCAAatccaaaagaattgccaaaaaatcaaaaaaaaaacgagctTAAAGAGTTCAGAAAGAAATTGCTTTagtaattccaaaaggaatgGCCGGAGGAATTTTCTGAGTGGTTTCCGaaaggattctcaaagaaatttccgccACGTAGTGGGTgaatctcgaactaaattgatTCAATGTAGAAGCTTCCAGCCTTCTGAGcagctttgctgaagacagtattcCATCCTCGAAGCTCATTACAACACCAGCACCACGTAGTGAGTGAATCTTGTATTGGATTAGGTAGTGTTTTATGAGAACGTTCTTAGTCTGCTCAACAAACTATCTGGTAGCCTATTACAACACTAGAGTCATGCAGTGAGTAAAGCTCGAACTGAGTTGTTTTCAATATGAGAGCTTTTTGTCTTCTGGAGCAACTTTTCCGAAAACAGTAtccttttaaggtgaaacatcaagaaatcccattgcaattttgcatacaaactttagagacacacatctgacgaacgaaacatcaaaccaagccgcacttgttcgATCTgcttttgctcacttgcaaaaagaagcagtttttccaaatcaagcgcatttgtttacgaatttttaagattggtgctcttgaaaacgtgagtaggggtccaagtcggccattgtggcagctatatttgtattctctgatgtatTTCCTTAAATGgctcagaacgcgagatattcctcAACAACTGGCAAatgttgttttctaaatttcttgcaatttcaacaacacagtttccCAAACATTTACTCAAACAGCAACACATTAAGACCAACTCAGTGCTTGAGTggaaatacccaagtaacaatgaatgctgaacagtaaaagtattagctgaacattggctgattaatggtggcagtggctgaatacaatgacagctgaatattggtctgaagtattgctTGTTCAACCTCCTTAATCATCAATACATagatagctgaatatcaagttgaattgaatattattcatctctgtAACCAGCTTTGAAACGTACATCAATATGCAGAACTAATCATCTGTTGATCAACCTTTAATCGAATAATTTTTGACAGGTAACCCAAGCAGTGTTTTCACAGAgtccacatagcttcttcagccttgatacagctttagttcaacttatgttcttgattattcagatacaacaagcattgctctcgttttcgatgatatgtatacatttgtgtgtggtgtaggtgataaggtgagtgactataaatcaggagttccGAGTGCAATTCTCAGTTCTCCCATAGAATAATTTATACATTACTAAGCATCTCGTCTGGAAATGGTAAGCTGCAAATGCACAATGGTTCACgaatcagatttacgaggaaagatgcatgcagcgccttcaaatggttttttagacaaatatggtcttctacaaagttgtccctgataataaggccctctttctaatgtgcataaaaattagggtggtccatattttcaaagaaattggtaaccaaacttttttatttgcaagaataactgtatacattcttcgggaaagttgtagatctatcaattttgagcaagtttgccgaagacactatttatgtagctttaaaattgaccgatctagaggtattttttctgaataagcttagggtggttcaaaaaacccggttttctggtgttaactttttcagtttcgatttttcatcaaagtcgcccaagaaacacttgtagagcattcgaAGTCGCGTCGTTTCGGGCGCTGAGATGATTGTTATcttttttggttcaaaagttacaggcatttttcttaaaaaatcatagttttttttaaaaggtgttttgacgggttggggcaaatataaaaaatatcctttgcccgcattcaaaagaagaaatgttgttataaaacatatcaaaaaattagaggggtgttatttttgtaactcaagggaaaaatacttgaaaagtgtctactttttctagaaaatcatcaatatcttttgaacggaatgacgtagcaacattttcagcgcacgaaaatgtgcgtttttggaagctctaaaagtggttcttaggcggctttgacgagaaatttgaaacaaaaaagataaagcaataaaatggtttgttctagcgtcaccctatgaaaactatgggaaaatgctccaaatttggtcaaaacagtttaaaccctttatcttttttgttttaaatttctcgttaaagtcgcctaagaaccacttttagagcttccaaaaacgcacattttcgtgcgctgaaaatgttgctacgtcattccgttcaaaagatattgatgattttctagaaaaaatagacacttttcaagtatttttcacttgagttacaaaaataacacccctctaattttttgatatgttttataacaacatttcttcttttgaatgcgggcaaaagatattttttatgtttgccccaacccgtcaaaacaccttttttaaaaactatgattttttaagaaaaatacctataacttttgaaccaaaagagataacgatcatctcagcgcccgaaacgacgcgtcttcgaatgctctacaagtgtctcttgggtgactttgatgaaaaatcgaaactgaaaaagttaacgccagaaaaccggtttttcttgaaccaccctaagcttattcagaaaaatacctctagatcggtcaattttaaagctacataaatagtgtcttcggcaaacttgctcaaaattgatagatctacaactttcccgaagaatgtatacagttatttttgcaaataaaaaagtttgggtaccaatttctttgaaaatatggaccaccctaattttcatgtatattgaaaagagggccttattattagggacaactttgtagaagaccatatttgcctaaaaactcattttaaggcgttgaatgcatctttcctcgtaaatatggttcgtggaccactgtgaaatgttaaaaaaacctaaaaatgtttatttttttttatttttaaccaaattcagtaaatttaattgattgctgacttagcacatattaagccttaaatcaaccTTGCAATGAACTTCAAACCAGCTTAAGGTTGGATAAAATCGCCATGTTGAGatactgaataaaggattgtacatctTGTGCTCAACTTTTGTTCtaatgaaggctgctttaaaatggtTGGATAAACGGttattcagcatcaaattgttcCCTGGGTGTTTCTGGGTGTTGGTGAAGTAaacatatctagataagtttcataTTCCCCACTGACAATAACACGTTCACACGTTTACAGGatccatatagccgatgcggtaaacgcacgggtattcagcatgaccatgctgggggtgacgggttcgattccctgtcggtccaggatcttttcgtaaaggaaatttccttgacttccttgggcatagagtatcttcgtgcctgccacaagatatacgcatgtaaaatggtcattggcagaggaagctctcagttaataactgttgaagtgctcatagaacactaagctgagatgcaggctttgtcccaatgagcacgttacgccaagaagagagagagaataacacgttcaatgcttctagTGAGCTCCCCAGTAGCACATATGTTCTACAAAAGAACGATACAACTCCTGTATGACTGATTTTGGTCATAAAGAGTTGTACAcacttttgtagaacatttctgcTAATAGGGCTCTTCGCCCTTTTAAGGAATCACGACACTAGTAaccggactagcatgcaacgcccagtgccacagatgaaaacttttcctgacagctgctccgggaatcgaacccacgattcccagcacgatgcgactagatGCTTGGTTACACTAAGCCACAAGCCACAGCTAAACTTGGATGTATGTTCTCAACCAAACGAAACccactacatggcgaccgtgaccggTCAGCAAAAAATGGGAAACAACAAATCAAAACAGCGAAGTTAGAACGTTGGTAATCCTCAAGTAGAAATTAACTAAGAAACTGATTTTATCATTATTCTAGGACTTTTTTTGGCGCAGTTTATAATGATTGTTATCAAGTTAGTCGTACATATTCAAATGTATAATCCCAAACCACATAGCATCCACTGTTTATTTGAACCCTTGTTCCATTTTTTTTAGGATCCTTAGTTTGAATAAAAGTTGTATGGAAGAGGCATGTATTAATAGTTTCGATTCTAAACAATCGAATGTAGTAATGCATccactacatggcgaccgtaacaggGCAACGTTATCTTTTAATTGGGACGTTAATGCCACTCCCATCATTTCGCTGTTCTATTCTTATGTATTACTATGATTCTCAGGTAAAAGTAatatacccaacaaacatttttgctgaacaagACTTTAACAAACGGTTATGAAGCGAATTTCAGCTTGAGAAACTCTTAATCAGCTActtctgttacttgggtaatacTTGGTTAATATAACCctcgtttcttcttcttctccaaCGGATAGGCTTTCATGTCGCTTCTATTCTCTACCCAAACTGCCGTAGTACGAACTAAATGTTCAAATAGCTATTCTAGTCTAGTCTCTTCGCTAATCAGTTAACTCGTTTGCTAGTGATTTGGTTCTCTATGGAATTGCACTCGAAGAAAATCGAAGAATTGTTTGTTTTGATAATGTATCCCAAAGAGACTAGGTTTGGTTTCCTTTAAAACTTTCTTTTCCTCCTAAATATTTTCGACTTATGGTGAATTAACTGCCTTCGGTAAAATTGAGCTACCAGTAGTTGTTATCGttgaatcatgtttttttttgtccgtGTGCTACAATTGGTTTCGTACGAAGAATATTTTACTAAAAGATTCCCTAAAAGACCTGTATTGGCTTCGTTCCCCGTTTCATCGATTTCACTACCGCCCCTCTACGCACCAGAGTACAAACCGCGCTGTTTTCCTCCTAAAATTTGAATTGGTTTTCTACTCCTCTCCCCCTTGTCTTAGACTAGTACGATCTCATATCAAACTGAATTAAAATCGGTAGAAAAATAGTTTACGGAGCGCTACAACTACTATATTATCACAACATTTGTTCCGACTCAGTAGGTGAGATGGGCGACAGTTCCATGCCCTCGAGGAGGGGCGTCTTTTCCTCGTTGCCACTGCCGAAGCCTCCGTCACTGCCCGCAGTGTCGTCAAGGTACTTTCGGACTTCGGCCGCACTGCTACTTCCGCTGCGGCTGCGCTGATCGTGCCTGCTGATGGGAGACCGGAGCAGCGAGTCTGTCACGCTGCTGCTGTCCTGGTCGCTGCTGGTGTCGTCCGTTGAGGAGTTCTCCAGCTTCCGAGCTTCGATCTCCGTGCGGTCTTCCCAGGAGCAGCTCTTGGTTGAACAGTTGGATGTACTGCTCACGGTTGGATCACTTTCGCGTTTGCCTTCTTCGGAGAAGTCCTCCAGCGAGATACTGTCCAGGATGGTGCTGTGTTTGAACTTGGCCAAGCTGAACAGTTGTTGCCGGTCGGCACGGGTCCGTCTGGTGTTCATAACGACCGGTTCGGGGGTCAGAATGAACCGCTCAATCTCCGCTACTGCGGAAGTAGTAGGCAGTTCGTGCGTTGAGCTTCCGTGGCTGAGTAGTCGGTCGATCTCGCTCTGGGTCGTTGACGAGGGAGACATATTGAAGGACGTCTCGAACAGGCATTCGTTGGACTTTATGAGCTTGTTTCGCCACTGGTAGGTCTTGTCCCTGGGAGTGGACAAGCTTTGAAGATTTTGAAACGAAGCGTTCATCTTCTTCGTTAGTTGATTGTACTGAGCGGGAGTAACAAGTTGCTTCGGAGAAGTCGGAGTCAACGTTGGGGGTAACGATAGTTGATGATGGAGAGCCGAACTTGGCTGCTGACGTGGCTTCTTATGCTGTAGTTGGTTCTGACCTTGTTGTCGCCCGGAGTGGTTGGCAGAAGCGGTTTCAATGGGCATAAATGCGGTATCGATACGGCGTTCCTCTTCGAATGAACGGAAAATCTTACGAGTGCTATTTTTGATAGATTTGTTGGCCGTGCGGGACGTATAGGACATGTCTTCGAATGAAGATACCCTGTATTTCTGAGAGAATACTTCCGTTGTGGCACATTTGCGTAGTGGTGATGAAGTGTAGCACAGCGAAGCGTTGGTCGTTGTAGATGAATGAATGTTTATCACTAGTTTTGGAGGTTCTAGGTATCGCGATGGACGATTCGGAGAGATATCACGTGAAGATGAGGACCCTGGTTGAGTATCTCGGGGTGATATGCTAGCGTGATCATCGTGACAAGGAGAGGAGCCCGTCGAATCGATATACTTTAGTCCGGCCATGGAGGTGGCAATGGTTTCCGACCCATTTTCCACCAGCAGGTCTTCAACCCCTTCGTCGATTGGGGAATTCATCGATGCAAAGCTGCTGAGTTTAAAGCTGGACGCTCGGGAAGATTCGCCGTCGGTCATTGAACCAAaggcggaatcctgagagggattgctGAGGCCGAGGATCATACCTCGGCGGCTGTACTCCATCCGGCGTGACTTGAGGTTCTTGTACGCAGACGATGGATTCAACTGCTGTAGTTGTATCGAGCCAGCGGACGACGACGTTGAGCCCTGGGACTCGATCGAATCTATACGAATGATTGTATTACTATTGCTGTTATCGTCCGACTGAACGTTATTGTCACAGTAATGTATCGGCGAGCTCAGTGGGTCGTAATGGGCGGGATCGTCGATACGGGCTGATGCTATAACTATTTCATCTAACAGATCTTCGGAATCACTACTAGACAGATCGGAGGATTCTACATCACTATTGGTTGGTTATGATGTTGTTGATATTGATTATTTGGCAACAAACGAAGAACCAGAAAAAGAAAAGAGAAAAGATAAAACACAACATAAGCTGGTATTGTTATATGTCCACTCACACTGACGGAACCCTAGCGAGTTTCGCCAACACTTAGAGATTCTGGAAATGGTTCAAGTCTACTATGAATGCTAGTTTAGCTTTGATATCAATATCGATTGGTGTATTAATTGCAGAGGTGGATGCTAAAGTGTGGATGTTGTGCATGAGGATCGAAAGCAAAATCAGAATAGAACATCAATAATCCGAAAATTGTGCAGAAGGAAGCTCAGGGAAGGGCGTTAAACAATCTCTAACTAGATTTATAGAGTTATTGATTGGGGCAGGTGCTAGAGCGATGCATCGTGGTAACGTAAAACATAGAAAACAGACACATAAGCTAAGGAAACGAAGAAGCGTGTTTACAGGTAGGCGGTTTTATTGTTGCCAGTTGAAAATGCAATAAACGTAATAAAGCTATAATGGGCTAATGTTTGTGCTACTGAAAAACCATGAGCATGAGTGTTAAAGAAAGGGGGCGGAGATAAGCACGTCGTAAATTCAGCTTTATGTACTGCACAGAGCCATAGGGTATGCACTGAGATGCTTTTAATTTTTCAACAGCGTTTGTTTTACGATGCAAAATGAGTGAAATGGATGAATgtgataaatatttaaaaaaaataggtcTGATTACTCGATGGCAACAGATTTGAACTGGAAATTGATACgatcttaggggctgttcataaaccacgttgaccaaaatttgaccatctcagacccccctccccctcgtagacttttgtccatacaaaaattttgaaatttgtatggagcgtagactttggctagacgcccccctccccccaaaaagtctacgttggtttatgaacggcccctaaacgTATAAATTCCCCTGTGAAGATCATTCGTATTTAATTCGTGCTAGTagcctttcctcttttcaacaatatTTAGTtttgagaaactttcgagttataagaGTTTCAATGATTCAACAGTCAAAAATCGAAGACTCCACAGAAAtccttgtggctctaactaatggGGGGTTCGTCAATTTcatcaaccaaatgcattttcaaaaagacttacaagggaaggttacgatggtgtcccccggggattccaaccggactatttttgttgcattctacaatGTAGTATGTAATTCTACATGTAGaatctacatgtggaaatatgaataaatccaaagcctttcgggtgatgggccagtagtgtagtcaggaggggcccttaAAGGGGCAAActaggcaaaatataacattattgaaaatgctcaaacgtcatgaaaatgcaaatttcataatgtattgtagtagaaacaggcagaatatgcatgaatacatgatttcGTAACAAATTaaatttaccataggcgttgccagggtaagatccagttattttaataaaaatgtatcaccttGCTCATCACCCATCTCGCCCTGGCAACGCccatggtaaatatttttttttacgaaatcatgtattcatgcatattTTGCATGTTTCTACTACAATACATtatgaaatttgcattttgatgacgtttgagcattttctataatgttatattttgccaAATTAACTCCTTTGAgagcccctcctgactacaccactgatccatcacccgaaaggctgtGGATTCaatcatatttccacatgtagaatgcaacaaaaatagtccggttggaatcccagggggacaccatcgtaaccttcccttgttagTTTTAAGTTTTTTCTATGGGTATTCTTGTAGTAATTTTGTCCTGAGGGCTGGCCGTATTTTCTAGTAGGAAAGGATGCATTCCTTGTAATACTCCTGAATTTATGAGTTTTTTTATTTAAGCAATAAGGCGGTGGAGTTTCATGGAGATTTATTTCTTAAGACCCTTGGGATGctttttttttggatatttttacaAATTATTGTTACTAAAACTCTCATCAGTGATCAAAGCTTGAACATTTTCGTAATTcctactatggccaaatagggaaccattaTAGCCATAACTGATACACTTGTCCTACTAAATTCCAATACAATCGAATACTAAGGGTCTGTttcaattggagaattaaaattaattttcacttaaacttgacagttcgataattatttccttaggagaactgtcaagttta contains the following coding sequences:
- the LOC109423925 gene encoding uncharacterized protein LOC109423925 isoform X3, with the protein product MKVDLHHNSNNTSSPHFWIGALWCTFGVIIFGAVAVISCWIKRCRSSYRRKKRKMRRAQSAAEFNEPRTEVPTVTAASKRMLFRGRSVSSDHDNNSESEHSERSPLVSAKLDSLAKLLFSRSLLQDGTSSSSAKDNESPTRNNVRYQYTALDSGIGAPDRSPRERAARDRAFTACQDWLQHSGGRYEAIAHLDDIGSRSSKHWFLLNDCTIRTDRLMTLLPLPPDCIALEELPPSECPQGILMELLGSLQHPYIYPVLDLGFYPTESHHYACLVMPFNQRGSLKDLIYKSQWNEPWSRKYTRKSTCLPLSQVQRLGRQILEALLFLRERGIPSHGHLHSGNVILQNGVARLSGLENGLLGLNSRVNAVMWARSAPDIDNIDVICFGHLLFEMCAGYELSSPQPTPGHYQLDLERYPQVVDVLQMIFESPDGRYPTVEELVLCDIFRNIDLRELRGTCVPSFKHGLSSSTLSLLNAVRRRQGAILSGSYSEGSSPCTPPSTPRERKTGDVESSDLSSSDSEDLLDEIVIASARIDDPAHYDPLSSPIHYCDNNVQSDDNSNSNTIIRIDSIESQGSTSSSAGSIQLQQLNPSSAYKNLKSRRMEYSRRGMILGLSNPSQDSAFGSMTDGESSRASSFKLSSFASMNSPIDEGVEDLLVENGSETIATSMAGLKYIDSTGSSPCHDDHASISPRDTQPGSSSSRDISPNRPSRYLEPPKLVINIHSSTTTNASLCYTSSPLRKCATTEVFSQKYRVSSFEDMSYTSRTANKSIKNSTRKIFRSFEEERRIDTAFMPIETASANHSGRQQGQNQLQHKKPRQQPSSALHHQLSLPPTLTPTSPKQLVTPAQYNQLTKKMNASFQNLQSLSTPRDKTYQWRNKLIKSNECLFETSFNMSPSSTTQSEIDRLLSHGSSTHELPTTSAVAEIERFILTPEPVVMNTRRTRADRQQLFSLAKFKHSTILDSISLEDFSEEGKRESDPTVSSTSNCSTKSCSWEDRTEIEARKLENSSTDDTSSDQDSSSVTDSLLRSPISRHDQRSRSGSSSAAEVRKYLDDTAGSDGGFGSGNEEKTPLLEGMELSPISPTESEQML